One Bacteriovorax sp. PP10 DNA window includes the following coding sequences:
- a CDS encoding signal peptidase II, with the protein MFKKGIILSLVLFLLALAIDFIWKMKMAGELSHINKGFIFGTLQDLPASLTLVTLSSMGGLLFFIYIIFIIMLSPQLNMLKAGLGLLVGGIIGNVIDRAIHGGTLDFLPMKLPLLPPIVFNPADVFQWIGAAIIAYKIITKDNIIWYPENQRGFSLVNAKEQMKFALKFAAISLCTCLVLGLFALSYLTLTLQSANIASRSPAIGFAISYLAITLFFTTISFFAGLILSQRTAGPLYAFEKYVEDLLKGDKRDLKLREGDNYRHLEKIADDLKNHFHK; encoded by the coding sequence ATGTTTAAAAAAGGCATCATACTTTCTCTCGTCTTATTTCTTCTTGCTCTTGCCATCGATTTCATCTGGAAGATGAAGATGGCAGGAGAATTAAGTCATATCAATAAAGGCTTTATTTTTGGAACTCTTCAGGATCTTCCTGCGAGTTTAACTCTAGTCACACTCTCTTCAATGGGAGGGCTGCTTTTTTTCATTTATATTATTTTTATTATCATGCTCTCTCCCCAACTCAACATGCTTAAAGCAGGACTCGGACTTTTGGTTGGTGGAATTATCGGCAATGTTATTGATAGAGCGATTCATGGTGGAACACTTGATTTCCTTCCAATGAAACTTCCCCTTCTACCTCCGATTGTCTTTAATCCCGCAGACGTCTTTCAGTGGATTGGTGCTGCGATTATTGCATATAAGATTATTACGAAAGACAACATCATCTGGTATCCAGAAAACCAAAGAGGATTTTCTCTGGTCAATGCCAAAGAACAGATGAAATTTGCTTTAAAGTTTGCTGCGATTTCTTTATGCACTTGTCTGGTCTTAGGCCTTTTTGCACTTTCATACCTTACCCTAACTCTTCAGAGTGCTAATATCGCCAGCAGATCACCGGCGATTGGTTTTGCTATCAGCTACCTTGCGATTACTCTCTTTTTTACGACGATCTCATTCTTTGCCGGACTCATTCTTTCACAAAGAACAGCTGGTCCTCTCTATGCTTTCGAAAAGTACGTTGAAGACCTGTTAAAGGGCGATAAACGTGATTTGAAGCTTCGTGAGGGGGACAACTACAGGCATCTGGAGAAGATTGCGGATGATTTAAAGAACCATTTTCATAAGTAA